A single genomic interval of Picosynechococcus sp. PCC 7003 harbors:
- a CDS encoding homogentisate phytyltransferase, with translation MKSSISPTVPRPSFLASLWQFSRPHTIIGTSLSVWALALLAVTPETVSWVYGQSVLGAWLACLAGNVFIVGLNQLTDIDIDKINKPHLPVAAGHFSRKMGWCIVWFCGALALIVSAFSGLWLGVTVWGSLAIGTMYSLPPVRLKRFPLLAAMCIFTVRGVVVNLGLFAHFQAMLQNPVVITPTVWLLTGFIIVFTVAIAIFKDVPDLEGDRQYQITTFTILLGKKRIFQLSSGIIFACYAGMIFGEITMTTSLNQLLFIGCHIILGSLLWWRSRQIDLESKKSIASFYQFIWKLFFLEYLLFPIAHWV, from the coding sequence GTGAAGTCTTCTATTTCTCCCACTGTTCCGCGACCGTCATTTCTTGCCTCTCTGTGGCAATTCTCTCGACCCCATACGATTATCGGTACGAGTCTGAGTGTTTGGGCCTTGGCGCTGTTGGCAGTGACCCCTGAAACAGTTTCCTGGGTCTATGGTCAGTCTGTGCTTGGGGCTTGGCTCGCTTGTCTGGCAGGCAATGTTTTTATTGTCGGCCTCAACCAACTGACGGACATTGACATCGACAAAATCAATAAACCCCATTTACCGGTGGCGGCGGGACATTTTTCCCGGAAAATGGGTTGGTGCATTGTCTGGTTTTGTGGTGCTTTGGCGCTGATTGTGAGTGCTTTCAGTGGCCTGTGGCTTGGGGTGACGGTGTGGGGAAGCTTGGCGATTGGGACGATGTATTCTCTGCCGCCGGTGCGCCTCAAGCGATTTCCCCTACTCGCGGCGATGTGTATTTTTACGGTGCGGGGTGTGGTGGTTAACCTCGGCCTCTTTGCCCATTTCCAGGCGATGTTACAGAACCCAGTGGTGATTACGCCGACGGTGTGGCTGTTGACGGGTTTTATTATTGTGTTTACGGTGGCGATCGCCATTTTCAAGGATGTGCCGGATCTAGAGGGCGATCGCCAATATCAAATCACAACGTTTACAATTCTGTTGGGCAAAAAACGAATTTTTCAGCTTTCATCGGGGATTATTTTTGCCTGTTACGCTGGTATGATTTTCGGTGAAATAACGATGACTACCAGTTTGAATCAACTGCTATTTATTGGGTGTCACATTATTTTAGGCAGTCTTCTATGGTGGCGTAGTCGTCAGATTGATCTTGAGTCGAAAAAATCCATTGCCAGCTTTTACCAGTTTATCTGGAAGCTCTTTTTCCTAGAATATCTCCTCTTTCCCATCGCCCATTGGGTTTAA
- a CDS encoding glycosyl transferase, giving the protein MRPVLYLAITSHGFGHVVRVASVAAQVQQLLPDVLLIFVTTAPHWLIKSYVKGDFIQRPKRLDVGVIQADSFSMDYGATLEKLREIRRRSPRIIAGEVDFLRLNRAQLVLADLPPLAISIAHGADIPCWCMGNFGWDFIYRSWGGEFLPEADWITALYRQGDRLFRLPLHEPMGNFANVTDVGLTGGDPQYDLAALRQKFQLLHPKEKTILLSFGGLGFAGMPYEALAQFPDYQFISFDRNAPNLENLRKITETQYRPVDFMPLCDRVISKPGFSTYAEALRLDLPVVTLPRDDFAEGPILIKNLQQYGHHQILDPVQFAQGQWDFLRETSQPPQGNQPVDKTGTKAIAQAIAEFLSR; this is encoded by the coding sequence ATGCGTCCTGTTTTGTATTTGGCGATAACAAGTCATGGGTTTGGCCATGTGGTGCGGGTGGCTTCAGTGGCGGCCCAAGTGCAGCAATTGTTGCCCGATGTCCTCTTGATTTTTGTGACGACGGCGCCCCACTGGCTAATTAAAAGTTATGTGAAAGGGGATTTTATTCAACGGCCGAAACGCTTGGATGTGGGAGTGATTCAGGCGGACAGTTTCTCCATGGACTACGGCGCAACCCTAGAGAAATTACGGGAAATCCGCAGGCGATCGCCCCGGATCATTGCGGGAGAAGTGGATTTTTTACGGTTAAATCGCGCCCAATTGGTCTTAGCTGATTTACCCCCCCTGGCGATCTCCATTGCCCATGGTGCCGACATTCCCTGTTGGTGTATGGGGAATTTTGGCTGGGACTTTATCTACCGGAGTTGGGGAGGAGAATTTCTGCCAGAAGCGGACTGGATCACAGCGCTTTATCGCCAAGGCGATCGCCTGTTTCGTTTACCCCTGCACGAACCCATGGGGAATTTTGCAAACGTTACCGATGTGGGACTGACGGGGGGTGATCCGCAATATGATCTAGCAGCCCTGCGACAAAAATTCCAGCTCCTTCATCCCAAGGAAAAAACTATTCTTCTCAGTTTTGGTGGTCTCGGTTTTGCCGGCATGCCCTATGAAGCGCTGGCGCAATTTCCTGATTATCAATTCATTAGCTTTGACCGTAACGCCCCCAATTTAGAAAATCTCCGCAAAATTACAGAGACCCAATACCGCCCCGTTGATTTTATGCCTTTGTGTGATCGGGTCATCTCAAAACCGGGCTTTAGCACCTATGCCGAAGCCCTGCGCCTTGATCTTCCCGTTGTGACGCTGCCCAGGGACGATTTTGCTGAAGGGCCAATTTTAATTAAAAATCTCCAACAATACGGCCACCACCAAATTTTAGATCCGGTGCAATTTGCCCAAGGCCAGTGGGATTTTCTCCGGGAAACGTCCCAACCACCCCAAGGAAATCAACCCGTCGATAAAACGGGCACAAAGGCGATCGCCCAAGCCATTGCTGAATTTCTTAGCCGTTAA
- a CDS encoding metalloregulator ArsR/SmtB family transcription factor encodes MIKPKSQDICQVRCVNTDLVAQASEQLPEGDLLEEAQILFNALADKSRLKILAALSTSEELCVCDIAALLNIKIATTSHHLRKLRDLKILKYRNEGKLAYYSLRDQRVAEILSHTLNKLAQ; translated from the coding sequence GTGATCAAGCCAAAATCACAGGATATCTGCCAAGTCCGCTGTGTTAATACGGATTTGGTGGCCCAAGCCAGTGAACAATTACCAGAGGGTGATTTACTCGAAGAAGCTCAGATTCTCTTTAACGCTTTAGCCGACAAATCCCGTCTCAAGATCCTGGCCGCTCTCAGTACAAGTGAAGAACTCTGCGTGTGTGACATTGCGGCTTTACTCAACATCAAAATTGCCACGACTTCCCACCACTTACGAAAATTACGCGATCTCAAAATCCTGAAATATCGGAATGAGGGGAAACTAGCCTATTACTCTCTCAGAGATCAACGGGTTGCTGAAATCCTGAGCCACACCCTTAACAAACTTGCACAATAA
- a CDS encoding ATP-binding cassette domain-containing protein — protein sequence MTVAVAIDHLQKSYGTTQALKDVSFTVEQGKIFGLLGPNGAGKTTTIRCLCTLAQPDGGQIEVCGISALTQPKAVRQRLGYVAQEVAIDKILTGRELLNLQAALYHLPKSFIPQRVEQLLNALGLMDYADQKTGTYSGGLRKRLDLAAGLLHQPDVLVLDEPTVGLDIESRVAVWDFLRQLREAGTTVIITSHYLEEIDALADGVAIIDQGKVIANGTPNELKDKVGGDRITLRIEEFATAQAAAKAQQVVSALDFVESVIINGSQGNSLNLVVSRQGNHLSTIEQSIQAAGLPIFSLSQSRPSLDDVYLAATGKTLMDAEIEAASKRDLKKEKKQQMKG from the coding sequence ATGACTGTTGCGGTTGCCATTGACCACCTCCAGAAAAGCTACGGCACCACCCAAGCGTTAAAGGATGTCTCCTTCACGGTGGAACAGGGAAAAATATTTGGGCTATTAGGGCCGAACGGGGCGGGTAAAACCACGACGATTCGCTGTCTTTGTACCCTCGCCCAACCGGACGGGGGCCAGATCGAAGTCTGCGGCATTTCTGCTTTGACCCAACCGAAAGCAGTGCGGCAACGGCTCGGCTATGTGGCCCAGGAAGTGGCGATCGACAAAATTCTCACCGGGCGAGAACTGCTGAATTTACAAGCAGCCCTCTATCATCTCCCGAAAAGCTTTATTCCCCAGCGGGTTGAACAACTCCTCAATGCTCTGGGTTTAATGGACTATGCCGACCAAAAAACGGGCACCTATTCCGGTGGTCTGCGGAAACGCTTAGATTTGGCCGCAGGTCTCCTCCATCAACCGGATGTACTGGTCTTGGATGAACCGACGGTGGGCTTAGATATTGAAAGTCGCGTTGCAGTTTGGGATTTTCTGCGGCAACTGCGGGAAGCCGGGACGACAGTGATTATCACCAGCCATTACCTCGAAGAAATTGATGCCCTCGCCGATGGAGTCGCCATTATTGATCAAGGCAAGGTCATCGCCAACGGTACCCCCAATGAACTCAAGGATAAAGTGGGAGGCGATCGCATTACGTTACGTATCGAAGAATTTGCCACGGCTCAGGCTGCAGCAAAAGCCCAACAGGTCGTTTCAGCCTTAGATTTTGTCGAGAGCGTGATTATCAATGGCTCCCAAGGAAATTCTTTAAATCTGGTGGTGAGTCGCCAGGGCAATCACCTGAGCACCATTGAGCAAAGCATTCAGGCTGCTGGACTACCTATTTTTAGCTTGAGTCAGTCCCGCCCGAGTTTAGATGACGTTTATCTCGCGGCCACGGGTAAAACCCTGATGGATGCGGAGATTGAAGCGGCCAGTAAACGGGATCTCAAAAAAGAGAAAAAGCAACAGATGAAAGGTTAA
- a CDS encoding class I SAM-dependent methyltransferase produces the protein MASPLLAILQEKLQATPHQRLTFAEFMELVLYHPTAGYYSSGKVAIGAQGDFFTATSLGPDFGELLAEQLLQMKQILGRSPFQIVEMGAGNGDLVRDILTYLEKNHPDELEEIEYYIIEKSPALRQQQQEKLTVFSSVKIQWCDWSDFPENSIQGCFISNELLDAFPVHLVTVQAGELKEIYIQYDPAKDAFQEVTDVLSTPQIQAYFERLDLDWSSYPEGYRTEVNLRMLGWLEQLQTKLKTGYILTIDYGYPAAKYYHPQRSQGTLQCYFQHRRHDNPYANLGEQDLTAHVDFTSLQNHGESLGLKTLGLTQQGLFLMALGLGDRLNALSQNPTDVMTLFRRRDALHQLIDPMGLGGFYVLVQGKNLTADQLQIPLKGLIQPPMV, from the coding sequence ATGGCTTCTCCCCTTTTGGCGATTCTCCAGGAAAAACTCCAAGCTACTCCTCACCAGCGACTCACTTTTGCTGAGTTTATGGAATTGGTGCTTTATCACCCCACGGCAGGTTACTACAGTAGCGGGAAGGTGGCGATCGGTGCCCAGGGGGATTTCTTTACCGCCACATCCCTCGGCCCAGACTTTGGAGAATTATTGGCAGAACAGTTACTCCAAATGAAGCAGATTTTGGGGCGATCGCCGTTTCAGATCGTTGAAATGGGAGCGGGTAATGGGGATTTAGTGCGGGATATTTTGACCTACCTCGAAAAAAATCATCCAGACGAACTTGAAGAGATTGAGTATTACATCATCGAAAAATCCCCGGCCCTCCGCCAGCAACAACAGGAAAAATTAACAGTCTTTTCCTCTGTAAAAATTCAATGGTGTGATTGGTCAGACTTTCCAGAAAATAGTATTCAAGGCTGTTTTATTTCTAATGAATTGCTTGATGCTTTTCCGGTGCATTTAGTCACAGTTCAAGCCGGCGAACTCAAGGAGATTTATATTCAATATGATCCTGCCAAGGATGCATTTCAAGAAGTAACTGATGTCTTATCCACGCCGCAAATTCAAGCTTATTTTGAGCGACTCGATCTTGACTGGTCTAGTTACCCAGAAGGGTATCGCACAGAAGTTAATCTGAGGATGTTGGGTTGGTTAGAGCAGCTACAGACCAAGCTAAAAACCGGCTATATTCTGACCATTGACTATGGTTATCCGGCGGCAAAATATTATCATCCCCAACGGTCTCAGGGCACTTTGCAATGCTATTTTCAGCACCGTCGCCATGATAATCCCTATGCCAATTTAGGCGAGCAGGATCTGACGGCCCATGTGGATTTTACAAGTCTGCAAAATCATGGGGAATCCCTGGGATTGAAAACCTTAGGTTTAACGCAACAGGGACTCTTTTTGATGGCCTTGGGGTTAGGCGATCGCCTCAATGCTTTATCCCAAAATCCCACCGATGTAATGACTCTCTTTCGTCGCCGGGATGCCCTGCATCAGTTGATCGATCCCATGGGTTTGGGGGGCTTTTATGTCTTGGTTCAGGGGAAAAATCTCACGGCTGATCAGCTTCAGATCCCCCTCAAGGGTTTAATCCAACCTCCCATGGTCTAA
- a CDS encoding cation transporter, whose amino-acid sequence MGDNCCQAKACALSKLKQQQAKVLWAVLFINAVMFLVEFGAGIRAGSLSLTGDSLDMLGDALVYASSLYVINKSVQAQAGAAFLKGVIMFLFAVAVFARASYQLFAGVSPEASIMGTIGIVALFANLLCLLLLTRHRNDNLNMSSVWLCSRNDIIANTSVLIAAGLVFLTNSKLPDLLVGFLLTFVFAKSASKVLSQSWREMQQQ is encoded by the coding sequence ATGGGCGATAATTGCTGTCAAGCAAAAGCTTGTGCGTTGTCGAAACTAAAGCAACAACAAGCAAAAGTACTTTGGGCCGTGTTGTTTATCAACGCAGTAATGTTTCTGGTCGAATTTGGTGCTGGGATTCGAGCGGGTTCTCTCTCTTTAACTGGAGATTCTTTGGATATGTTGGGAGATGCCTTGGTCTATGCCAGCAGCTTGTATGTCATTAACAAGAGTGTGCAGGCCCAGGCTGGAGCCGCGTTCCTTAAGGGAGTCATTATGTTTTTGTTTGCGGTTGCAGTGTTTGCAAGGGCAAGCTACCAATTGTTCGCAGGCGTTAGCCCGGAAGCTTCCATTATGGGGACGATTGGTATTGTCGCGTTATTTGCGAATTTACTCTGCCTACTGCTTTTGACGCGTCATCGCAACGATAATCTCAATATGTCTTCTGTTTGGTTGTGTTCCCGCAATGACATCATTGCCAATACATCCGTGTTAATTGCTGCCGGATTGGTCTTTCTCACGAATTCCAAGCTGCCAGATTTGCTGGTGGGTTTTCTCCTGACCTTTGTCTTTGCCAAATCAGCCAGTAAAGTTTTGTCGCAATCGTGGCGAGAAATGCAACAACAATAA
- a CDS encoding inositol monophosphatase family protein, giving the protein MVDALFWTDILTFAADTSHRIGAELTEKFGKLTAVRKADGSLVTEADQWSDREICQAIAKAFPDHGILSEEKTHVLPGNDWCWVIDPIDGTTNFTRGIPIWGISLGLLYKGTPVFGYVHFPWLRQSFHGYWYGDSGLTGPTGAFCNGEPLQTSDDEPSLNHIFNLCARSTAVAAQPNFPCKIRLMGVASYNVLIVAAGAALGGVEATSKIWDIAAVWAIIQAAGGAIESLEPNPMFPLKIGQDYGDRPFPCLTASRAELIPVFKPWVQFIGDQVCEKYGL; this is encoded by the coding sequence ATGGTTGATGCATTATTTTGGACGGATATTTTGACCTTTGCGGCGGACACAAGCCACCGGATTGGCGCAGAATTAACGGAAAAATTCGGGAAGCTCACGGCGGTACGCAAGGCCGATGGTAGCCTCGTGACAGAAGCAGATCAGTGGTCTGATCGAGAAATTTGTCAGGCGATCGCCAAAGCCTTTCCTGACCACGGCATTCTCAGCGAAGAAAAAACCCATGTTTTACCTGGGAATGATTGGTGTTGGGTGATTGATCCCATTGACGGCACAACAAACTTTACCCGGGGCATTCCGATCTGGGGCATTTCCCTGGGCCTGCTCTACAAAGGCACTCCTGTATTTGGCTATGTGCATTTTCCTTGGTTGCGCCAATCGTTCCATGGCTACTGGTATGGGGACTCCGGTTTAACGGGGCCGACGGGGGCCTTTTGTAATGGCGAACCGCTCCAGACCAGCGACGATGAACCAAGCTTAAACCATATTTTTAACCTCTGCGCCCGCAGTACAGCGGTGGCCGCCCAACCGAATTTCCCCTGTAAGATCCGCTTAATGGGGGTCGCCAGTTATAACGTGCTGATTGTGGCAGCAGGGGCCGCCCTGGGCGGGGTAGAAGCTACCTCAAAAATTTGGGATATTGCGGCGGTGTGGGCGATTATCCAGGCGGCTGGGGGAGCTATTGAATCCCTCGAACCCAATCCGATGTTTCCGCTCAAAATTGGTCAAGATTATGGCGATCGCCCGTTTCCTTGTTTAACGGCGAGTCGGGCCGAACTGATTCCCGTTTTTAAACCCTGGGTGCAATTTATCGGTGATCAAGTCTGCGAAAAATACGGATTGTAA
- the acsF gene encoding magnesium-protoporphyrin IX monomethyl ester (oxidative) cyclase: protein MVSTVNKSAGVEELRPGVKVPAKETILTPRFYTTDFDEMAKMDLSVNEEEMEAIIEEFRVDYNRHHFVRDESFDISFDHIQGETRQLFIEFLERSCTAEFSGFLLYKELGRRLKDKNPLLAEGFNLMSRDEARHAGFLNKAMTDFNLSLDLGFLTKSRSYTFFKPKFIFYATYLSEKIGYWRYIKIYRHLEKNPEDRIYPIFKFFENWCQDENRHGDFFDALMKTQPNILNDWKARLWCRFFLLSVFATMYLNDTQRHGFYESIGLNAREFDKEVIWETNNTAGRVFPIILDVEKPEFYERLETCVKNSEKLREIDASEAPAPVKLLKKLPAYLSNATQFISLYLMKPIRVDQLAGTVR from the coding sequence ATGGTAAGCACTGTTAACAAATCTGCTGGCGTAGAGGAATTGCGCCCCGGCGTGAAGGTTCCGGCGAAGGAAACAATCCTGACTCCCCGCTTTTACACCACCGACTTCGATGAAATGGCGAAGATGGATCTTTCCGTCAACGAAGAAGAGATGGAAGCGATCATCGAAGAATTCCGCGTGGACTACAACCGTCACCATTTTGTCCGGGATGAGTCTTTTGATATCTCCTTCGACCATATCCAAGGAGAAACCCGGCAACTATTCATCGAGTTCCTGGAGCGTTCTTGTACCGCTGAATTTTCCGGCTTCTTGCTCTACAAAGAATTGGGCCGTCGCCTCAAGGACAAAAATCCCCTGTTGGCTGAAGGGTTTAACCTGATGTCTCGGGATGAAGCGCGCCACGCTGGTTTCCTCAACAAGGCGATGACAGACTTTAATCTGTCTCTGGATCTTGGGTTCCTCACCAAGAGCCGCAGCTATACTTTCTTTAAGCCGAAGTTTATTTTCTACGCCACTTACCTTTCCGAAAAAATTGGTTACTGGCGTTATATCAAGATTTATCGCCACCTCGAAAAAAATCCCGAAGATCGCATCTACCCAATTTTTAAATTCTTTGAGAATTGGTGCCAAGACGAAAACCGCCACGGGGATTTCTTCGATGCGCTGATGAAAACCCAGCCCAACATCCTCAACGATTGGAAAGCGCGGTTGTGGTGCCGTTTCTTCCTGCTGTCCGTTTTTGCAACGATGTATCTCAATGATACCCAGCGCCATGGTTTCTACGAATCCATCGGTTTGAATGCGCGGGAATTTGACAAGGAAGTCATTTGGGAAACCAACAACACTGCTGGCCGGGTCTTCCCGATTATCCTCGATGTTGAAAAGCCTGAGTTTTACGAACGTCTCGAAACCTGTGTAAAGAACAGCGAAAAGTTGCGGGAAATCGATGCTAGCGAAGCGCCTGCGCCTGTGAAGTTGTTGAAGAAGCTGCCGGCTTATCTTTCTAATGCAACTCAATTCATCAGCCTCTATTTGATGAAGCCGATCCGCGTTGATCAACTGGCTGGCACAGTCCGCTAA
- a CDS encoding alpha/beta hydrolase, which yields MGCVVRNGRLRLNQGQIFWRETGEGKAIAFIHREYSDSSQWLEFFENLGHDYHCFAPDLLGFGDSDPVVLSQSIQWQSEILAEFFSQLNLKKIYFVGDSLGAWVAARYALNNPEQIQGLVLLSPIGFEAPNNAGYFLEKCLLLPIPILPWGLKLLYPLGKLIGLGQKIQKLLNYRQQLLQSQASQRLLFQRHPSEIQAEYLNPELSQLSAPTLIISPDQGSHQALLFAQKISQSQMVKVQDKIETIALIQDWLKQQ from the coding sequence ATGGGATGTGTTGTTCGGAATGGACGCCTACGTTTAAATCAAGGTCAGATTTTTTGGCGAGAAACAGGAGAAGGAAAGGCGATCGCCTTTATTCACCGGGAATATAGCGACAGCAGCCAGTGGTTAGAATTTTTTGAAAATCTAGGGCACGATTACCATTGCTTTGCACCAGATTTGCTGGGGTTTGGGGATTCTGATCCGGTAGTTTTGTCTCAATCAATTCAATGGCAGAGTGAAATCTTAGCGGAGTTTTTTAGTCAGTTAAATCTTAAGAAAATTTATTTCGTGGGAGATTCCCTTGGGGCTTGGGTAGCTGCCCGCTACGCTCTGAATAATCCCGAACAAATTCAAGGTTTAGTTTTGCTTTCCCCCATCGGTTTTGAAGCGCCAAATAATGCTGGTTATTTCCTTGAAAAATGCTTGCTATTACCCATCCCTATTTTGCCTTGGGGTTTAAAACTACTCTATCCCCTAGGTAAACTAATCGGCCTCGGTCAAAAGATTCAAAAACTGCTCAACTATCGACAACAATTACTCCAATCTCAGGCCAGTCAGCGACTCCTATTTCAGCGGCATCCTAGCGAAATCCAAGCAGAATATCTAAATCCCGAACTATCTCAGTTAAGCGCACCTACATTAATTATTTCACCGGATCAAGGTTCCCACCAAGCGCTATTATTTGCCCAGAAAATTTCCCAATCACAAATGGTTAAAGTTCAAGACAAAATAGAGACGATCGCCTTAATTCAGGACTGGCTGAAACAACAATAA
- a CDS encoding type II secretion system F family protein produces MAQYVAQVVDRNGQKLKEKIEANSPEQARTMLATRYPEVGKIMKPGEIDLSFLEEALAKVSIKDKAVFSRQFAVMINAGVAIVRCLSILGENHSNIKMRKALTAIKTEVQQGVNLSDAMRPHEECFDTLYVSMVEAGEIGGVLDEVLNRLAKVLEDMAKLENQIKSAMTYPMAVAFLAVAVFFGMTVFLIPVFADIFESIGTELPALTIIMMGISNFLRTNEGLLPMPFGNVLLMIIGANILFFAIRRYYNTEMGRWQIDSLLLKLPLFGDLLRKNAVARFCRIFGTLTRSGVPILNSFDIVGATAGNVVIAKAINDAKSEIQEGGMLSVALDRDRVFPILAIQMMTIGEETGELDSMMMKVADFYEDEVEQTVKALTSILEPAMMVIIATMVGVILLSMYLPMFKVFEDLG; encoded by the coding sequence ATGGCACAGTATGTCGCACAAGTCGTTGATCGCAACGGTCAAAAACTAAAAGAAAAAATCGAAGCCAATTCACCCGAACAAGCCCGCACCATGCTAGCGACACGCTACCCAGAAGTGGGCAAAATCATGAAGCCGGGGGAAATTGATCTCTCGTTTTTGGAAGAAGCCCTCGCTAAGGTTTCCATTAAAGATAAAGCCGTATTTTCGCGACAATTTGCGGTGATGATTAATGCTGGGGTGGCGATCGTTCGCTGTTTGAGCATCTTGGGAGAAAACCACTCCAATATCAAGATGCGTAAAGCCCTCACCGCCATCAAAACCGAGGTGCAGCAGGGGGTTAACCTTTCCGATGCGATGCGGCCCCACGAAGAATGCTTCGATACCCTATATGTCAGCATGGTAGAAGCCGGGGAAATTGGTGGGGTACTCGATGAAGTCCTGAACCGTTTGGCGAAGGTGCTCGAAGACATGGCCAAACTGGAAAACCAAATCAAATCGGCCATGACTTACCCGATGGCGGTGGCGTTTTTGGCGGTGGCAGTATTCTTTGGGATGACTGTCTTTTTGATTCCAGTTTTTGCCGATATTTTTGAAAGTATTGGCACGGAACTTCCGGCTTTAACGATCATCATGATGGGGATCAGTAACTTTCTGCGGACTAACGAAGGGTTATTACCGATGCCTTTTGGGAATGTGCTCCTGATGATCATTGGTGCCAATATTCTCTTTTTTGCGATCCGCCGTTACTACAACACCGAAATGGGGCGGTGGCAAATTGACTCTCTGTTACTCAAGTTGCCTTTATTTGGGGACTTGCTCCGGAAAAATGCGGTGGCCCGTTTTTGTCGGATTTTTGGGACGCTAACCCGGTCTGGGGTGCCGATTCTAAATTCCTTTGACATCGTCGGTGCCACGGCGGGAAATGTGGTCATTGCCAAGGCAATTAATGATGCCAAGTCTGAAATTCAAGAAGGAGGGATGTTAAGTGTGGCCCTCGATCGTGACCGAGTTTTTCCGATTCTGGCGATTCAGATGATGACCATTGGTGAGGAAACAGGGGAATTAGATAGCATGATGATGAAGGTGGCAGATTTCTATGAGGATGAAGTAGAGCAGACCGTGAAGGCGTTAACCAGTATTTTGGAACCTGCGATGATGGTCATTATTGCAACAATGGTTGGCGTGATTTTGCTATCGATGTATCTACCAATGTTTAAGGTATTTGAAGATTTGGGTTAG